In Peromyscus maniculatus bairdii isolate BWxNUB_F1_BW_parent chromosome 16, HU_Pman_BW_mat_3.1, whole genome shotgun sequence, the sequence AGGGCCTCCTGGCAGCTGGAGACGCTGTCACCGGAGCCACTGGACAGGTGATCCCCGCACACTGTAGTAAAGGTGCCGCGGACACGCCATTCACTTTTGATGTTTGCGTTCATGTCTGGGGCACGTGCTCACCGCAGTgcgcatgtgggggtcagaggacaaattgcagGGCTTGGCTCCCCCACCCTGGGTTCCAAGGACTGAGTCAGGTCAccgggcttggtggcaaatgctgtCTGTCACctcttgagccatcttgccagccccatgttaggttttattttagcctatgccttaaaaaaaagccaaaaagtcatcaattgatcttttttaaaaacaatgttctTGGTTGAAATACATCATCCcaattttagtttttcatttaacttcatttaattaattaattaattaattgagacAGGGCCTTCCATGCTgttcaggttggccttggacCCCATagtgtagactttttttttttttgagtgtagACATTATTTTGTTTGAGCCTCCTCTAAAGTAGCTGGGACTATAGCCACAAGCCACCATACCTAGGCATTTTCCTAATTTAAGAATTATAAAGCTGgttggtggtgacacatgcctttgatcccagcactcaggaggcagaggcaggcggatctctatgagtttgaggccagcctggtctacagagtgagttccagtacaggcaccaaaactacacagagaaaccctgtcttgaaaaacaaaaaaagaaaagaaagggaattatagtcaagcatggtggtgtacacctttaattccagcatttgggaggcagaggcaggagctttGTAGGCCAGCCAGGGGTATATAGTGAAGACATATTTCAGAATGtatatattcagaatatatacatacacacacacacacacacacatatatatattcagagaATATATATTCTGGGAATATTTAGAATctatatcttgtgtgtgtgtgtgtgtgtgtgtgtgtgtgtgtgtgtatgagagagtggAGTCTCTGGATAATATTTATGAGTGAGTGTATATAATACACTATGTTATGCAATAGTGCCAGATtgctcagagctggagttaggtATTTGTGGACTCTGGGCTTGTTatacaagtgctgggaattgaacttgggtcctcatgattgcacagccagtgctgttgttagctgctgagccatttctgtaGCCCCCCgggtaattttttaaacaaagttttattggaacacagttAACATTTTCATGTTGTCTGTGGTGGCTTTGCATCTAACCCCTAGAGCTGGTGGTTATTACAGAGACCCTGTGGCACATGTTTTTTTGTGGCTATGCTGGGGTTGAACGCAGGCCCTCAAATGTGCCAGGCAAGTGTTGTAACCCTGAGGTCCACCCTGACCACTTTACTGAATGCTTCTATAGCCAAGACTTTGGTGTACTGTGGCATGCATTACACCAGTCCTCAGCTGGGCAGAGGGCTCTATTCTCATTTCCGTTACAGAATCTGAACCTTAGGGACCTTAATTGCTGCTGTAGTCAAAGTTTGAACACAGGTCGGACTCCGAGCCTGCAGTCCTGGGCAGGGGATTTTATAGCTTAAAAAACACAGGATTACATATCATTTTCTTACAAATAGCATTGAGCATTACTTCAGTATATAGCTAAATAATAAATGACTACATTAGGTCTATGGTAAACATCACTTCCATAAGGGTTGGGTCTTGAGATGTCTCTGCGTCCAGTTTCcgttagcaaacaaacaaaagagctgtgTCTCAGACACGCCCTCCTCCTAAGAGCTCCACTCATTCTCAGACACGCCCTCCTCCTCAGATGTCCAGTTATTCTCAGACTAAGATTTTCCGGTTCTCAGACACGCCCTCCTCCAGTTGTACAATCAGTACAAAGAAGTAGGACTTTTTGGAGATGTGGAGAATAAAGGTGCCTTGCTTTTTCTCTGGATGTCCAATTATAGAATAAATTCTGACCCTCTTTCTCACAGCATCTGATGGTATTTTAACATCTGTGTATCTTAAGTAATGTGGGTACTAATAttacttaaaattttcatatacTCACTAAAATAtcattgttttactttattaaataCAGTATCATGTAAATACATTTGTGTCATTGGAGAAAATGTAAATCTGGTGAACATTTAAAGAATTTTGTAGACATATTATGCATAATTTGGGTGCCTTCCTATACGGTGGAGTTTTTGTTGGTTATGTAAAAGAGTAATGGcctttttccctttccatttcAGATCTCTCTCTGGGGGAATAAGTGTGACTTGTCTCTGTCAGGTGGAGAAAGCAGTTCCCAGAAGACCAGTGTAATCGACTCTTTGGAAGGCCTAAAACCATTCATTCTGATAAATGATACAGAATCTCTTTGGACATTGCTCAGTAAATGcaagaaaacagcaaaaccaCCTGTAGTTAGAGTAGATATTGTTCTGGATAACTCTGGGTTTGAACTTGTTACAGATCTAGTCTTCGCTGACTTCTTGTTATCCTCCGAGTTAGCTACTGAGATTCATTTTCACGGAAAAACTATTCCGTGGTTTGTGTCTGACGTTACAGTGCGTGACTTTAATTGGACAGTTGAACATGTGAAGAGTAGTGATCAGGAGGCCACGTCCGCCTGTGGTGCTGCCTGGGAAAACTATGTTaagatgggtggatggatttACCACGATCATATATTTTGGACTCTGCCTCACCCATATTGTGCGATGGCCCAGGTTGCCCCTGACTTGTATGCAGAACTACAAAAGGCATGCCTTGTTTTGTTCAAGGGGGATTTGAATTACAGGAAGCTGGTGAGTGACAGAAAGTGGGAGTTTACTGTTCCATTCCACCAGGCCCTGAGTGGCTTCCACCCTGCGCCTCTGTGTAGCATAAGGACATTAAAGGCTGAGCTTCAGGTTGGGCTACAGCCCGGGCAAGCCGAGCAGCTCTCGGCTTCTGATCCCCACTGGCTGACCACTGGCAAGTATGGAGTATTTCAGTTTGATGGTCCACTTTGACTCTGCTCAGGAGGTCCCAGTTAATCTCCTTTCAGCTCCAGAAAAACAGTGCGTGGGTCTAGTCCTGCTCCTTAACAGCCGTGGGAACCCCATTTCTCAGCTCCTATTGCTCCCTTACACTGTAGATGACGCTTCCTTGGAACAGTTCCCCATTGCCATGTTTGGGAAGATGGGGTTTTAAGCTAGTTACACTCTGCTGGAATTTTCATCACTATTTCAAGTTAAATGCATACTTTTAAGTGGTTTTAATGAACTCATTCTTAATTGCAAAGAATGAGAAATGAAAGCGAAATCTGCTTTTTAAGTTAGCTAATCCtgcttttttcttccttaaacagAATGATTATTGAATATCCTAAGAATCCTGCATATTATTTAACTTAGTTTTGGCTCTTGAACTAATGGCCTACTGAGCACATGCCTTGTAACAGCTCTATAGGGAGGCATGTCCATGatgcttgaacacacagagacagaattaCCTCAGACCTGAACTACAGCCTGCTCTCTTGCATGCATCTTAAGTTTTAAAAGCCTGTTTTCTTGCCTGACTTTGTATTTGATTGACCTGTGATATGGGTCAAAGCACAAACTGAACATTGTGAAACAAGCTGTGTTTGACAGAGTGCAAGTGTAGGAGCTTTTCCATTCTCCTTCGATGTCCACGTTGACGTCACCACCACACAGGTGTCCAGACGAACAGCTTCCGTATGCAGTTCTAGAAGAGTGTCAGATGGAAAAGCTTGTTTTGCGTTGTGTTCGATACTGCCAATCCAAGCTCATTCTTTATATTACACATTGTATTCCTCACCTCAGACGTCAAGAGTCTGCAAATTCATGCTGCTTTGTTTGGAAGCAAATTGGAAACAAACCTGGAAATGTTTTCTTGTACTGgaataataaatgaattttacTGAGAAATCTCACTGGCTTTGATAGTCTTTTGGGACAAGTGAAGAGAACATCACAGATGAGATCTGCATTGTCCCTGAATTTTGACGTTGACCCGTAGTTGTGAGATAGTATGATGGAAATGAAGTTAGACTCTGCTCCTGTTCAGGCTTTAGATTCTTGCAAGATATCTAAAGCCATCTGGGATGGGCTGCTTCTTGGTGGTGCACCTGTTTTAAGCATCAAGTCACTGAAGTGCTCAGCAAGTTCTGTGTACAGAATTGACATTCAGAGTGAGGTGTTTGGATGGTTCATGGCGGGGACAGCCATCACATACCACACTTTGCAAAGTGCTGTTCTGGCGTCCCCTATTTTTGCTTTATTGGTTTATTAAGAGTGCACATTGTAGTGTTTGAGAAAGTGGTTCAGCCCCACCGCCTGCAAAGTAAAGCAAAGAAGtcagagcaagaaaaaaaaaaaaaaaggctgtctgGAAGAAAGTTCAAGATGGAGTTCTTACGGATTCTTAGCAGGAAGCAGTGCCTTCctgttatttcttaattttttgagacaagttcattctgtagcctagggtggccttgaactctctgcgaccctcctgcctcagcctcccaagtagtggTGAGATTACAGACAGGAACTAATGACTGGCCTCTCCCtcccactttttaatttttacactATATAGCCAaagttggcctagaactctctgtttgtttgggacagggtttctctttgtagccctaactgtcctggaactcactctgtagaccaggctggcctcgaactcaagagaggtacctgccactgcctcctagctggaattaaaggcatttcccaccatgcttggctgctAGTCTAGAACTCTTATCTGTAGTGCAGGTTGGTTTCAAActcatcctctggcctcagccttccaagtgctaagagTACAGGTATGTACTAATATGCCCACTTACcacttgactttttaaaacagCTTTATTGACACAATTCAATATGATTTAGTTGAAGTGCACAGTATTATAGTACACTCACAAGCTTGTGCAATCATCTTTACAACTGACTTCAGAACATTTgtcacccctaaaataaatccagtaTCATTGATAACTACTAATCTTtttgcctctgtgtatttatttacatattctgGGCATTTAATATGATAGAACAATAAAATGCATGGCCTTTTATGATTGGCCTCTTTCAAAGGACCATTCCTTGTAGCATGCCATCAGTACGTCCTCCTCTAacagctgaatagtactccattgtatagaTAAGACCACGTTTTACTAGCCTATCAgcactctttctctttttctcccttgtttattttatcttcatatgtttgttttcagatagggtctcacattgcccaagctggccttgaactggctgtGCAGCCTCGGTTGTAAGCTAGTGATCGCCgagtctccaccttccaagtgctgggatgacagtcgTGGACTGGCCCAGAGTTTCCATTTCCTCGCTCAGGATGCTGTTGCTATGACCACTGATCGACAGATAATGATGTTTCAGGTTTTCTGGGTAGATCCTGGGTCATGTAGTGTCTTGAATGTTTTGGTTGACTGCCAGAAGTTTCTCAAATATTGTCAGACTGTAGGAAGTGCCACCCCTGGGGCTGAGTGCACTGGAGGGGCAAACCAGGAAGCagtgtttctctccaggttcagCTTCAATGCCTGTCTCTAAGATCCTGCCTGTGCTTTTTCTTGATGATGGGCTGTGCTTGCAAGCCAGATAAACACTTTCCTCTCCCAGCTggttttggttagtgttttatcatagcctCAGAATAGGCCTTGGGAGCTGAGACCCAGAGTTATACAGGTGCAGAGATGTCAGGGACAGGTCCCAGGGCCATTCCCTAGATCAGTTTGAAATAGCTTGAGTGTGAAGGGCAGAAGAAACTGCAGTTGAGGGGGAGCCTGGGGCCAGTGGCAGGAGTCCTTCACTGGGGTAGCTTTCCTAGATGAGGGCTTGGGACAAGTGATGGTGATTAGTCAGTGTGTCTgccactgttgtggaatatcattttaacccagcaaagatgtgttacatttatttatgctggggaatattactttaactatgcgacagtgtgttgcatttgtttctgctgcctttgttgacaatgtaaagatgtgttacatttgttcaattatgtaaagatgtgttgcatttgtttcactttgcccaggcacctgattggtctaataaaaagctggaaggccaatagctaggcaggagagagattgGCGGGGCTGGTGtacagagagaataaggaggaggagaaatctaggcacgagagaagaaggaagagaggagagaatgagggagggagagagggagatgcccggggccagaagccaggcagtcatcagccagccagacatgagaagcagtgtaagtaagatatacagaagggaagaaaggtaaaaagccccaaggcaaaatgtggATGAAgggaaacaggttaagttataagagctagtgacaagcgtaagataaggctgagcattcataactaataagtctccgtgtcatgatttggcaGCCGGTTGGTGGCCGAAAAGAAAGCCTGCTGCATGCCGCCTTCTAACCTCAGAGTACTCCTTACGTACTATCAGGTAGGGGTCCCACTGCTTGTGGAACTGTGACTGAATGGCTTGTGTAATCCCATGCATGGCTAGGCGTCCTTGTTTTCTTATCTATCTGCGCCTTCTGCACTGGCAGACAGTGGTTGTTTGTTTGAGCCCTTGAACAAGATGTACTATGGCTGTTCTTTCCTGGCATTTAGGCTCAAGATGATATGACTCGGGTCAAGACTGTGGCTTCATGCAATGGGATCATTTCAAGCTAAGCATGACCTAGAAACCGATATTACATATGACAGATACTAAATCAGAGCAGACCGCCTTCTGCTTTCACACAATGTGTAAAGAGCCTGCTCATGACACTGACCGTGATAattttgagtctggcttattttgctcaATGTGATGATCTTCATACTCATTTTCCAACAACCATTTCCTTCTGTTATAAGATTGTATGTtagccatgttttctttctccatcctctGTGGGTACTTACTGTGATGGTATAAGTTGGCTATTgtgaatgttgaacatttcctctACATAGTTATTAGCCCTcaactcttttttccttccttgagacagagtcttactatgtagctctgactgtcctagaactcactctgtagaccaggctggccttgaattcacaaagatcctcctgcctctgctttctgagtgccaggGTTAAAGTCACGCACAACCACCCACACCCAGCAGCCCTCAACTCCTAATGGCATCCTATTGGCCATTATTTCAACACCCAAAGTTTGAAGGAGACATTTAAATCATGATACCATTTCCTATTAATTGTGTGGCTCCAATCATAATCTCAAGAAATACCGTGAACCAGATGTTCTTTCTGGTCTGTCTGGTCTATGTTAAGGCTCAACTCCAGATTATATTAGGGAAGTTATCAACGTGGAAAAATATCCTAGCATTCTGGTATCCACTAATGGTCATGAGAATACTCTGTCAAAgctgtttttttccttccttagtCACCTACATGCAGGGACCCTCTGTGGCTCTGGATCTTCTGCCCATGCTAAGCAGTCACACCAGAGACCATTcaatctcttctcttttctctctgcctttgcctctcgatACATCATCACACTCCCCTGCTCAATCTTGACTATTACCTCACCCCATCTTCAGACTTTTCACAAAATAACCAAGGGAACCGGTTCATCCTGAAGATAACCTCTCCCAGGTGAATCGCAGGAGCTGCACATTTCCTGGGCGGCCAAGGCCTGCATCTTTGGTGATTTTAGTTCTGCTGGAATTCAATACAAAACTTCGGCACAAGGGGGAGACCCATTAGCACAGTGGAGTGGCTGGACTGCGCACAGAGATTTCAGTGAGAAAAGCTAGCAAATCGTGAGTTTCATTTTGACCGCAAGGATCCTTGTGTCTTCACCTTTAACAGGACTACAGTGGAGCTAGCCATCTGCCACGGTGATCAGGGATTGTATGGAGGTGCGTGTCCTTGATCACTCTTGGGGCTTAATTACTGCATAGATTTCTTTCTTGCAACAACATATTACAATGATTAGTCGTTAGGCAGACTGGAAAATAAAAttcaggaagagggaaaaaaaa encodes:
- the Dcph1 gene encoding damage-control phosphatase ARMT1 isoform X2, with the protein product MAELPAFLSAQEVGSFAYLTIKDRTPQILTKAIDTLHRHKSEFFEKHGEEGVEAEKKAISLLSKLRNELQTDKPIIPLVDKHIDTDIWNQYLEYQRSLLSEGDGEPRWFFSPWLFVECYMYRRIHEAVIQSPPIHDFDVFKESKDKNFFESQESINALCTHLQQLKPARDLSESQLKDEFFKLLQISLWGNKCDLSLSGGESSSQKTSVIDSLEGLKPFILINDTESLWTLLSKCKKTAKPPVVRVDIVLDNSGFELVTDLVFADFLLSSELATEIHFHGKTIPWFVSDVTVRDFNWTVEHVKSSDQEATSACGAAWENYVKMGGWIYHDHIFWTLPHPYCAMAQVAPDLYAELQKACLVLFKGDLNYRKLVSDRKWEFTVPFHQALSGFHPAPLCSIRTLKAELQVGLQPGQAEQLSASDPHWLTTGKYGVFQFDGPL
- the Dcph1 gene encoding damage-control phosphatase ARMT1 isoform X1; amino-acid sequence: MHSCKMSTELHSQPHSSSRSRSFAYLTIKDRTPQILTKAIDTLHRHKSEFFEKHGEEGVEAEKKAISLLSKLRNELQTDKPIIPLVDKHIDTDIWNQYLEYQRSLLSEGDGEPRWFFSPWLFVECYMYRRIHEAVIQSPPIHDFDVFKESKDKNFFESQESINALCTHLQQLKPARDLSESQLKDEFFKLLQISLWGNKCDLSLSGGESSSQKTSVIDSLEGLKPFILINDTESLWTLLSKCKKTAKPPVVRVDIVLDNSGFELVTDLVFADFLLSSELATEIHFHGKTIPWFVSDVTVRDFNWTVEHVKSSDQEATSACGAAWENYVKMGGWIYHDHIFWTLPHPYCAMAQVAPDLYAELQKACLVLFKGDLNYRKLVSDRKWEFTVPFHQALSGFHPAPLCSIRTLKAELQVGLQPGQAEQLSASDPHWLTTGKYGVFQFDGPL
- the Dcph1 gene encoding damage-control phosphatase ARMT1 isoform X3 encodes the protein MYRRIHEAVIQSPPIHDFDVFKESKDKNFFESQESINALCTHLQQLKPARDLSESQLKDEFFKLLQISLWGNKCDLSLSGGESSSQKTSVIDSLEGLKPFILINDTESLWTLLSKCKKTAKPPVVRVDIVLDNSGFELVTDLVFADFLLSSELATEIHFHGKTIPWFVSDVTVRDFNWTVEHVKSSDQEATSACGAAWENYVKMGGWIYHDHIFWTLPHPYCAMAQVAPDLYAELQKACLVLFKGDLNYRKLVSDRKWEFTVPFHQALSGFHPAPLCSIRTLKAELQVGLQPGQAEQLSASDPHWLTTGKYGVFQFDGPL